The following are encoded in a window of Gimesia chilikensis genomic DNA:
- a CDS encoding GNAT family N-acetyltransferase, which translates to MLRELTASDQQLILDYAYQHELENMFVIGSFEFSDNPFEFNTYLGYFENDVLTGLGVYFGLWDDITLHAESTAVIDAFVDEFVKQNRPVKYVVAFQRHALPTLDRLQQHGITPIKVREQTLYLLEQENFHDCSTGAEVQGTSGDIDGIIRLGNIMDEQPADREVPENERARIVPEYEWLLKQAGEIIAKANVHGLSRHYAQVGGVMTHPAHQGKGYAKQTVSATCRHWFARGKRLTLFVNNDNTPAIRAYTRLGFQPIGEYIHAEFA; encoded by the coding sequence ATGCTTCGTGAACTAACCGCCTCAGATCAACAGCTCATTCTGGACTATGCTTACCAGCACGAACTCGAAAACATGTTCGTGATCGGCAGCTTTGAATTCTCTGACAATCCTTTCGAGTTCAACACTTACCTGGGCTATTTCGAAAATGATGTGCTGACGGGACTGGGCGTCTACTTCGGCCTCTGGGACGACATCACACTGCACGCTGAGAGCACCGCTGTCATCGATGCCTTTGTCGATGAGTTCGTGAAACAGAACCGGCCTGTGAAATATGTCGTCGCCTTCCAGCGGCATGCACTCCCGACCCTCGACCGTCTCCAGCAGCATGGTATCACCCCCATCAAAGTTCGGGAGCAGACCCTGTACCTGCTGGAGCAGGAGAATTTCCATGACTGTTCTACAGGAGCAGAAGTCCAGGGGACGTCAGGCGATATTGACGGCATCATTCGCCTGGGAAACATCATGGATGAGCAACCCGCCGACAGAGAAGTGCCAGAAAACGAACGGGCGCGCATTGTCCCCGAGTATGAATGGCTACTGAAACAGGCAGGTGAGATCATCGCCAAAGCCAATGTCCACGGGCTATCCCGACACTACGCCCAGGTAGGCGGCGTAATGACACATCCCGCCCACCAGGGAAAAGGCTACGCCAAACAGACCGTCAGCGCCACCTGCAGACACTGGTTCGCCCGGGGCAAACGACTCACCCTGTTCGTCAACAACGACAACACCCCCGCCATCCGGGCCTACACCAGACTGGGATTCCAGCCAATCGGGGAATACATCCACGCTGAA